The Leptotrichia sp. OH3620_COT-345 genome segment TGAAAGAAATCCCGTCAAAACAATTGAAAAAATAGCTTCACTTTTACCGTTCCCTTCTATATATCCCATTACTCATCCCTTCTTTTCCGGCATATCCCTCAAATCCTGCATTTATAAGTGTGGATAACCTTGAAATAATAGGATAAAGCAATATATAGTCCGACTTTACTTCCGAAAGAAGGATAAATACAGTATCAATGCAACAGCACCGTTTGTACCTATTCTGGAGTCTTTCATAATTTCAAGTATTCTGTCTTTTGAAGCATAACTAAACAAACCGTCAAAAATATCTGCTAAACCGTCGATGTGTATAAGACCTGTTATAATTATCTCTGCTATTATAATCATTATTCCTGTAAGAAGTCTGTTTTCTGTTATTTTTCCCATAAACATATTTATTGTTAAAAGAAAAAATCCTATTATAAATCCCACAAAAAGAAAATACTTTATTGATTTCCCCGGTTTTTTTCGTCATATTTCACTTTTATAAAAACAGGAATTCTTGTCATAAACTGTATTAAAATTAAAAATTCTTCTATCCTTTTTCAATTCCTTTATTTTTCTATAATTACTTTGTATAGCTCTATAATTTACCTATAATACATCTCATATTCCGAAAATATCCCTATTTTTTAAATAAATTTACATACTTTTGTTCAGAATCTATATTGCATATAAATTAAAATTAATACTAATAAAAATTTCTTTAAAACTAAATCTACTAATAATTTATAATACACAATTGTTTTGATAAATCCTTTCAAATCTAAAAGATAACAGCTCTATTTAATTAACCGGAATTACAAATCCTCAAATTATTTTCATTATATTTTTTTCTACATTTATTATAAAATATTGTGTTAGTTTGTTTTTTATCATTTACTGTTTCATTAGTTTCGTTTTCAATTTTTCCAGTTCTTCAAAAAATTTCATTCTTTTTTCTTTTCTTTTCCCATAAACATTTTTCTAAATTTTCCCAAATTTTCATCATAATATTTTTTTACTTTTTTCAACTCGAATAATTTATAGTTTTACTTATACTTTTCTTTATTTATTATAAAATCCAATATAAATTTCTCTTTTTCTAAATTTTTTTCTATTTTTTCCGTTTTATCATTTTCCAATGTTACAATATCATAAAAATCATGATTTTCATAAATTCTATATAAATTTTTATTTCCGGGAACTGACATTTTTTTATGTTATCCCCGTAGACATTTTAAAACTGCCACTCTCCATGTTCCAAAAAAAATCTTTCTTCACTTCTTGCTGACTGTACTATTTTTGCTGTCATTGTTGTAGTTAGTGTCCAATAATTTAATAAATTCAAAATAGGTATCTCCAATATTTTCCCTGCAATAAAAGGAGCTTTGTCTGTAAAAGGTTCATCGGAAAAAATCGTTTTTTCATCTCTTATTCCTTTTATTAAACCTGTAAATTTCATATTTGATATATACTCTATGAGTTCATTATTATCAAACATTTTTTACAAATATTTTTTTTTCACAGGATATCTCATTAAATATTCTATCAGTTCAGAGTATCCGAAATTCAATATACAATAACATAACTGTTTCTATTCATACGCAAAAATACATCAAATACAGCTTCCTGATTATGCATATTATTTTTCAGATAAACTTCACTTTCTGTATACTGATATCTGTCTGAATTTAAAAATCTAAAAGATTTATCCATTATAACCTCATTTTTTTATTTTTTTAATTAATTTCATTTTATCATATTTACTTTTAAAAAAGAATAGATAATTAAGAATTTACAAATAAAGGAAAGAAAACTCATAACATTTTAGTTTCATAAATTAATGCTACCATAGTTTTATACTCCTAAAATATATTTTTATTAATCTTCCGACTTTTTTAAACAAATTCACCTTTCTTTTTCTTTATAATCATAAAGTTAATTATTTCTAATATCATTATTATTTCAGTCTAATTATCAAATCAAAGTTTTTCAATTAATCTGAAATTTTATAAAATAAAAAAGGAACTAAAAAATTAAATAATTTTTAGGCTCCTTTGCTTCAAATCTTGCTATACTGATATTTATATTATTTTTATAATTTTACTTCAAAACCGTTATTTTTATTTAAAAAGTCTGTTTTACCGCATTATAAATTGTACTCTTTTATGATTTTTAATTTTTTCAACAGTTCTAACATTATTTTTTTAATAATAACCTTTGTTTTATTAAAATTTTTTTCAAAAATTTTATATATTCTCAATTAATATTTATTTTCTTTATTGACTTAAAAAAATATCGAGGTATAAATATATTGTTAATTAAATATTATTTTATGCGATAGTGGAAAAGGAGAAAAAATGGAAATCAAAGATTCAGTAAAAAATATGATGAAAGATGTCATAGAATGGAGAAGATATCTCCATAGACATCCTGAAACCGGTTTTGACCTTAACAATACTGTGAGGTTTGTATGTGAAAAACTTGATGAAATGAACATCGAATATGAAACGGATATGGGAAGTAAATGTTCAGTTATAGCTTATATTAATAGGAATAAATCAGGTAAATG includes the following:
- a CDS encoding adenosylcobinamide-GDP ribazoletransferase codes for the protein MGFIIGFFLLTINMFMGKITENRLLTGIMIIIAEIIITGLIHIDGLADIFDGLFSYASKDRILEIMKDSRIGTNGAVALILYLSFFRK